The Emys orbicularis isolate rEmyOrb1 chromosome 21, rEmyOrb1.hap1, whole genome shotgun sequence genome has a segment encoding these proteins:
- the LOC135893032 gene encoding toll-like receptor 13 encodes MPQPLALPLWLLAVAACARCAGAFGFTWCLLPYELPGYASCAGRGITQLGPAIAPLPNSTLWLNASQNALQGLAPATFAHLPRLRELRLDRNRIRALQTGAFQGLRELELLDLSQNRLAALGPTALAELTGLRVLLLGGNALAALHPTALAAQPSLQELHLPHNQLSRLQEVATAAGKLANLSILDLDSNRISAPCPGPGLLSMPFLRDLNLRNNSIAWLDLARCSLPGLRSLNLTRNNMSRLAAGSFRAAPGLEKLSLDENPLNISHLLGLPLPNLTALHWSSMRPALDSDLGLACQVLESLPALTSLDIKHSKVPPSRLAQLGACTNLTWLDLSTTPLSRLQGGVFRLFPHLESLSLDKCKVQELKQSAWGGSLPRLRVLVLRRNHLTKLEDGIFRPLSALTHLDLSRNRLTYLYKGTFLGMASLRTLLLQGCQLASVTRDTLVYARKVETLDLSDNNLRYIKASAFQSLHHLHTLLLSSNRILTLQKWAFKGLTSLRHLSLAQNGLYKLSQGSFLGLKALETLDLSRNRLLAYSKYDSPAPFAGLPALRGLDLSSQEARPPVGLPSQLFQGLGNLQELNLRDNPGGIFLNLSLAPLAGLLSLDLSNIYPSREGLFSLCPGLFRGLGSLRWLRLDGSSLRDLPGEVFSSLVSLEWLSLRENGLRNMSWAPLAGLPTLRFLDVAGNPLACSCENAWFQNWSAAEPGVQVALLGSYLCLGPGVSEGLFQAHDLSFCWADLGVVFFAGSFAATFLMLAGSLAGAKLGWTLRYGYYLLRAWGRGRLRRDRRGYQYDAYVSCCAEDEAWVVQTLLAKLEEEGQPRFRLCFGPRDFAPGAYYLDNVQRGVSSSRKALCLLSARALESEWCSLEIQLACARTYYQGHDPLVVVFLQDIPSYRLSPYHRLRKLVKQRSYLQWPEQPEAQDVFWTQLREALGDGREAAGMVQFNVVE; translated from the exons CCTTCGGCTTCACCTGGTGCCTGCTGCCCTACGAGCTGCCAGGCTACGCCAGCTGCGCCGGGCGCGGCATCACCCAGCTGGGCCCGGCCATCGCCCCGCTGCCCAACTCCACCCTCTGGCTCAACGCCTCCCAGAACGCCCTGCAGGGCCTGGCGCCCGCCACCTTCGCCCACCTGCCCCGCCTGCGGGAGCTGCGGCTCGACCGCAACCGCATCCGTGCCCTGCAGACCGGCGCCTTCCAGGGCCTGCGGGAGCTGGAGCTACTGGACCTCAGCCAGAACCGGCTGGCGGCCCTGGGCCCCACGGCGCTGGCGGAGCTGACGGGCCTGCGGGTGCTGCTTCTGGGGGGCAACGCCCTGGCCGCCCTCCACCCCACCGCCCTggcggcccagcccagcctgcaggAGCTCCACCTGCCCCACAACCAGCTCTCCCGGCTCCAGGAGGTGGCCACGGCCGCCGGGAAATTGGCCAACCTCTCCATCCTCGACCTGGACTCCAACCGGATCTCCGCCCCATGCCCCGGCCCTGGCCTGCTCTCCATGCCCTTCCTGCGGGACCTCAACCTGCGGAACAACAGCATCGCCTGGCTGGACCTCGCTCGCTGCTCCCTGCCCGGCCTGCGCTCGCTCAACCTGACCCGCAACAACATGAGCCGGCTGGCGGCTGGTTCCTTCCGCGCCGCGCCCGGCCTGGAGAAGCTGAGTTTGGACGAAAACCCCCTCAACATCTCCCATCTTCTGGGCCTGCCATTGCCCAACCTTACAGCCCTGCACTGGTCCAGCATGCGCCCGGCGCTGGACTCGGACCTGGGGCTGGCCTGCCAGGTCCTGGAGAGCTTGCCGGCGCTGACCAGCCTGGACATCAAACACTCCAAGGTCCCGCCATCCCGGCTGGCCCAACTGGGCGCCTGCACCAACCTAACCTGGCTGGACCTGTCCACCACCCCGCTGAGCCGGCTTCAGGGGGGCGTCTTCCGCTTGTTCCCCCACCTGGAGTCCCTCTCGCTGGACAAGTGCAAGGTCCAGGAGCTGAAGCAGAGTGCCTGGGGCGGGTCGCTGCCCCGGCTCCGGGTCCTCGTCCTGCGGCGCAACCACCTCACCAAGCTGGAAGACGGCATCTTCCGGCCCCTCAGCGCCTTGACCCACCTGGACCTGTCCAGGAACCGCCTGACCTACCTCTACAAGGGGACCTTTCTGGGCATGGCCTCCCTGaggaccctgctgctgcagggctgccAGCTGGCATCTGTCACCCGTGACACCTTGGTCTACGCCCGCAAGGTGGAGACCCTGGACCTGAGCGACAACAACCTCAGGTACATCAAGGCGTCCGCCTTCCAGAGCCTCCACCATCTCCACACCTTGCTGCTCTCCAGCAACCGCATCCTCACCCTCCAGAAATGGGCCTTCAAGGGGCTCACCTCCCTCCGCCACCTCTCGCTGGCCCAGAACGGTCTCTACAAACTCTCCCAGGGCTCCTTCTTGGGCCTGAAGGCCCTGGAGACCCTGGACCTCAGCCGCAACCGCCTCCTGGCCTACAGCAAGTATGACTCGCCTGCCCCCTTCGCCGGCCTGCCGGCCCTGCGGGGCCTGGATCTCAGCTCGCAGGAGGCCCGGCCCCCCGTCGGGCTGCCCTCCCAACTCTTCCAAGGGCTGGGGAACCTCCAGGAGCTCAACCTGAGGGACAACCCTGGCGGCATCTTCCTCAACCTCTCGCTGGCTCCCTTGGCTGGCCTCCTCTCCCTGGATCTCTCCAACATCTACCCCAGCCGGGAAGGGCTCTTCAGCCTCTGCCCGGGGCTCTTCCGAGGCCTGGGCAGCCTCCGGTGGCTCAGGCTGGACGGCAGCTCCCTCCGGGACCTGCCCGGCGAGGTCTTCTCCAGCCTGGTCTCCCTGGAGTGGCTCTCGCTGCGGGAGAACGGGCTGCGCAACATGAGCTGGGCCCCGCTGGCCGGCCTGCCCACGTTGCGCTTCCTGGACGTGGCCGGGAACCCCTTGGCCTGCTCCTGCGAGAACGCCTGGTTCCAGAACTGGTCGGCGGCGGAGCCGGGGGTCCAGGTGGCCCTGCTGGGCTCCTACCTCTGCCTGGGGCCCGGCGTGAGCGAGGGGCTCTTCCAAGCCCACGATCTCTCCTTCTGCTGGGCGGACCTGGGCGTCGTCTTCTTCGCGGGATCGTTCGCCGCCACCTTCCTGATGCTGGCAGGGTCCCTGGCCGGGGCTAAGCTGGGCTGGACCCTGCGCTACGGCTACTACCTGCTGCgggcctggggccggggccggctgcGGCGGGACCGGCGGGGCTACCAGTACGACGCCTACGTCTCCTGCTGCGCCGAGGACGAGGCCTGGGTGGTGCAGACGCTGCTGGCCAagctggaggaggaagggcagCCCCGGTTCCGGCTCTGCTTCGGGCCCCGCGACTTCGCCCCCGGGGCCTATTACCTGGACAACGTGCAGCGCGGGGTGAGCAGCAGCCGCAAGGCCCTGTGCCTGCTGAGCGCCCGCGCCCTGGAGAGCGAGTGGTGCTCGCTGGAGATCCAGCTGGCCTGCGCCCGCACCTACTACCAGGGCCACGACCCGCTGGTCGTCGTCTTCCTCCAGGACATCCCCAGCTACCG CCTCTCCCCCTACCACCGCCTGCGGAAGCTGGTGAAGCAGCGTAGCTACCTGCAGTGGCCGGAGCAGCCCGAGGCCCAGGACGTGTTCTGGACCCAGCTGCGGGAGGCCCTGGGGGACGGCCGGGAAGCCGCGGGGATGGTTCAGTTCAACGTGGTCGAGtaa